One part of the Lotus japonicus ecotype B-129 chromosome 2, LjGifu_v1.2 genome encodes these proteins:
- the LOC130736144 gene encoding agamous-like MADS-box protein AGL62: protein MSTSGKKSWGRKKIDIKKMTNQKHLQVTFSKRRTGIFKKASELSTLSDAEMALIVISPGQKVFSFGHPNVETVIEKYLLEVPTQPADNMQYVNAQSSADVLGLNAKIFLFKNQIDAEKKHIKELDRQIKVVQAQFWGASLIKEMDKSQLEQFKGALDEVKKQVTRYCDMLPMQGDVDASDAPTNPPMYQHFAAGPSNAMIPLHHPPPTPPQVFSPLNFQGPMMQTQTFFGGLNNKGGHGGPPPGFY from the coding sequence ATGTCCACCTCAGGAAAGAAAAGTTGGGGGCGTAAAAAGATTGACATAAAGAAAATGACGAATCAGAAACATTTGCAGGTTACTTTCTCGAAGCGCCGCACTGGGATCTTCAAGAAAGCAAGCGAGCTCTCCACGCTTTCTGATGCAGAGATGGCTCTCATCGTCATCTCGCCGGGCCAGAAGGTGTTTTCATTCGGCCATCCGAATGTTGAGACAGTCATTGAGAAGTACCTCTTGGAGGTCCCGACTCAACCGGCTGACAACATGCAATACGTCAATGCTCAGAGTAGCGCTGACGTGCTTGGGCTCAATGCAAAAATATTTCTATTTAAAAACCAAATTGATGCTGAGAAGAAGCACATCAAGGAGCTAGATCGTCAGATCAAGGTAGTTCAAGCTCAATTTTGGGGGGCCTCTCTGATTAAAGAGATGGACAAGTCTCAACTTGAGCAGTTCAAGGGGGCCTTGGATGAGGTCAAGAAGCAAGTCACTCGCTATTGTGACATGCTCCCTATGCAAGGTGATGTTGATGCTAGTGATGCCCCTACCAACCCACCAATGTATCAACATTTTGCTGCTGGACCCTCGAACGCCATGATCCCTctccaccacccaccaccaacACCTCCTCAGGTGTTTTCACCACTGAATTTTCAAGGCCCAATGATGCAGACTCAAACCTTTTTTGGTGGCCTTAACAACAAGGGAGGACATGGAGGACCACCCCCTGGTTTCTACTAA